DNA from Mucilaginibacter mallensis:
AAAGAAGGCTACGCCATCCGCAATAACGATACTTACCGTGCCGAGGGCATCAACATCAACTTTGTTGAACCAACCGACAACGGCTACTTTGTACGCACCTTTGAACGTGGTGTAGAGGATGAAACCTTTGCCTGCGGCACTGGTGTTACAGCGGTTGCATTAGCTATGGCAAAACATAATAACATCACTGGGCAGATAACTACTCCCATAAAAGTATTGGGTGGTGATCTCACCATCCGTTTTAATTATGACGGTAACACATTTACTGATATTTTTTTAGAAGGTCCTGCTGAAAAAGTGTTTGAAGGGGATGTTGTGTTGAAGGACTGATCGTTCTTCTCTTTCGCGTATCTCTGTTCCTCCGCGCGTCATTGCGAGGCAAGAAACAATCCCCGACTGTACAGAGCGGATATGCAAGGTTGTTACTTATCACATGGTATCGCTTTTCGCTAAGAAGTCACTTTTTGTCTTGATACAAAAAGTAACCAAAAAAATCAAGTCAGTAGATTAGGCTTCTTTGCCGCACAAGGCCATTCCCTGCAAACCAGGCAAAACCTGGGCTGGAAATATTTGCGGCCATAATGCGCTCACCACCCCATGCGCTGCAAAAATTTCCTATACCCTGCCACACACCAGGCCACCATTGTTTTGCCTGATTTCGCCCGAAGCTGTTCTACTGACGGGGAAGGAAGAACCCTAGTTCACCCAACCCTCGCCAAAGATGAGGGCATTAATTGAACCATAATGAAAAGCGGGTAAAGGCCTGACAAAAAGCGCGGGTCTGGGTGTTTTGCCTGTGGGCGGAAGGATCTTTTTGTCTTGATTTTTTGTTTCTTTTGTATCAAGACAAAAGAAATAGGCCTTAGCGGCTATGAGCGATACCATGCGACTCAATAGACATTCAAATCTACAAATTCGCTCTGTACAGTTGGGGATTGTTTCTTGCCTCGCAATGACGCGCGGTTGTATAAATCCTGTAAATCCATCCAATCCCATAAACCCTGGTTCATTGTTTACAATTATTTAACACTAAACATTTTTAATTACTGCAAATTCTCATTACGTTTGAATTTTTTGTTGATGTAGCTTCTATAAATTTTTTACCAAATAGGATGCTACGAGTCGACAGTACAAAACCTTGCCAGATAATTTATGCTATTGCCAAGCATGAATACCTGTCGTTTGTTATTGAGCCGCACATAGTTCAGCTTAATCCTAATGGCGAATTTTCGCTCACTCACCAACGCTTATTTTCCAATACCGCCAAAGAGTTTGCTCATTGTATTGATGAAACAGATCTGAAGCTCGTTAAAATACTGGAAGAAATAGAGCAGGGGAATCTGATCAAAAAATTCTATAAAAAGCCAATACGTCCGTTTGAGTTTTTTACCAAGATATTTAACGAGCAGCTATTTGATGCCATAAGGCCAAAAATGGAAAAACGCATGGCCGAAGCTTTGGGCATGCTGGGTAATAAAGAGATCTACCTGATGAGTAAGGAGGGCTACCCTGCCGAGCGTAAATTGCATATAGCCGAAGAGCCTGCATCGGTACTGTTCCATTTCAGGCGCGATGATGTGGAGATCAGGTATTTCCCGACCATCAAATACCAGGGCATGCGCATTGAGTTCATATTTAAGGGGGCGGAGATCATTTGCAATCATCCCGCATGGATGCTGCTTGAGGACACGCTGTATTACTTTGATAAGGAGATAGAGGGCAAAAAACTATTACCTTTTCTTAACAAACGCTATATAGCCATCCCACGGTCGTCAGAGAAATCATATTTCGAGAAATTTGTTGTGCCGCTGATAGAAAAGCACAGCGTATATGCCGAAGGCTTTGTTATCAATACTGAAAAATATGAAGCTACGCCAATTTTAAAGCCCATATACATTGAGGGTGGCACATCACAACTACAGCTTAACTTTAAATATTCAGGATATATTTTTCCTTATGGCGATGGCCGGCATGTTTCGGTACGTATGGATCTGAACGGCGATGTGCCTGTTTTCCACCGCATAAAACGCTCTTTAGGTTGGGAGAAGAATAAGCTTTACGAGCTGGAAAAGCTCGGTTTAAAAACAGTATCTACATTATTCCAAAATTTGGAGGTAGCGGTAAGTGATGAAGATGCCGATCACTCATTCTCGGTATTTGAATGGCTGAACTTTCATCATGATGCGCTTGCGGAGCTTGGTTTTGTAATTGAACAGCCGGAGGGCCAGAAGCGCTATGTATTCGGCTCAACCCGGATCGATCTGGAAGTTAAAGAGAACAACGATTGGTTTGATATTTATGCTGTGGTGTATTTTGGTCCGTACCGGATACCGTTCATCCAGCTAAAAAATCATATCCTTAACCATAAAAAGGAATTTACGCTGCCATCGGGCGAGATAGCGGTGATTCCTGAAAAATGGTTCTCGCAATATGGCAACCTGCTGCATTTTAGCGAAGGCGGCGATGATATTAAACTCCGCAGGCACCATATTGGCCTGGTAAGCGACCTTGCCGAAAGTGAACTGGCCGATGTAACCATGACCCGCAAGCTGCAAAAGCTAACCGATTTTGAAGCGTTGGAAGAAATTGCCCTGCCGCAAAATTTTAAAGGTAATTTAAGGCCATACCAAAAGGCAGGCTATAACTGGTTCCACTTTTTAAAGAACTATCATTTTGGCGGTTGCCTGGCCGATGATATGGGACTTGGTAAAACCATACAAACGCTGGCATTGCTGCAAAAGCATAAGGAAGATACCGAGGCTGGTGATAGTAAAAGCACTTCGCTTATCATTATGCCAACCTCACTCATTTATAACTGGTTGAACGAAGCTAAAAAGTTCACTCCTAAGCTAAGGCTGATGGTGCATACCGGTACCATGCGCTATAAATCGCCGGAAGTATTCAGTAATTATGATGTGATCATCACTACCTATGGTATCAGCCGGATAGATATTGATCTGCTTACCTCCTTCTTTTTTGATTATGTAATTTTGGATGAAAGCCAGAATATTAAAAACCCATCGTCGAAATCATACCAGTGTGTAAGGCAGCTTAAGTCGCGTTTTAAACTGATACTCAGCGGTACCCCGGTTGAAAACTCGGTTAATGATTTGTGGACGCAGATGTCGTTCATTAACCCGGGCTTGTTGGGTACACAGCAGTATTTTCAGAATGAGTTTGTAACGCCTATTGAAAAGAAAAAAGACGAAGACAAGGCCCGCAAATTACAAGCATTAATAAAACCATTTGTACTGCGCCGTACCAAGGAGCAGGTAGCCACCGAGCTTCCTCCAAAAACCGAAACCTTGTTCTATTGTAAAATGAGCGAGGAGCAATCATCGGTTTATGAAAAGGTAAAATCGGAATACCGTAACGAGCTGCTGAAGAGCCTGGAAGACGGCACCTATGCCAAAACCCAGATACAGGTGCTTCAAGGCCTGATAAAATTAAGGCAGATCGCTAACCATCCATCTATGATTGATAGCGAGTATGAGGGCGACTCAGGCAAATTTGAGAACGTGGTACATACGCTGGCTAACGTGCTTGATGGCGGGCATAAAGTGCTCATATTTTCGCAGTTTGTAAAACAGCTGACTATTTACAGGGAGCATTTTGATAAGGAAAAGATCCCGTATGCTTACCTGGATGGCAGCACGCAGAACCGTGGCGATATTGTAAAGCATTTTCAGGAAGATGAGAAAACAAGGGTGTTCTTAATATCCATAAAAGCGGGTGGCGTAGGCCTGAACCTTACCGAAGCCGACTATGTATTTATCCTCGACCCTTGGTGGAATCCTGCCGTTGAACAACAGGCTATCGACCGTACACACCGCATAGGCCAAACTAAAAATGTGTTCATCTATAAATTCATCACCAAAGATTCTGTTGAAGAAAAGATACTGGCCTTGCAGCAACGTAAACTAAGCCTGTCGCGCGCGTTGATCACCACCGAAGAAAGCTTTATAAAATCGCTTACTGCTGATGATATTAAGGAGATTTTGAGGTAGGATTTCGGATGTGCAGATGTGCGAATATGCAAATGTGCAAATAAAAAAGCGTCATTGCGAGGAGTGAAACGACGCGGCAATCCCCGACTGTACAGAGGGGTTTGCTCGGTCGCCCTGTACAGTCGGGGATTGCTTCGTTCCTCGCAATGACGAGATGTGATATTATCCCACAAATAAACACTAACTTCACTGTAACAAACAGCTACCTTACACAGTCATAGCAGCAAGTTTTTTAAATTGATTACATGCCGGTAAAAACCACTTACAAAGAAAATATCGCCATAGCATTAAACTCTATAAAGGGTAACAGGCTGCGTACAGCGCTTACGGCTTTAATTATTGCCATTGGTATTATGGCGCTGGTGGGTATTTTAACGGCGATAGAGGGCATTAAACAACAAACTACCGAGGCATTTGCGGGCCTGGGCGCCAATTCATTTACTATTGAGAACCAGGGCTCTGATCTTGGTTTTGGTAATGGCGGACACCGGAAAATTTTCCCGCCTATAACCTATGAGCAGGCTACCCGTTTTAAGGAGACTTTTAAGCTACCCGCACTGGTTTCGGTTAATCTCGACCTGTCGGGTACGGCGGTTGTAAAATATGGTAACAAAAAAAGCAATCCAAACATTTCATATACAGGGACCAATGAAAATTATTTGATGACTAGCGGTTATAAGCTGGCATCGGGCCGTAACTTCTCCAGCGCGGAGCTCGACCAGGCCCAAAGTGTGGTTATTGTTGGTGATGAGATAAAAAAACGTTTCTTTAAAACAGTCGACCCGGTTAACCAATCTATTTTTATAGGTAATAACCGTTTCAGGATAATTGGCGTATTCGCTACAAAAGGTTCATCAAATATAGGCCCCGGCGATAGAAACTGCATTATACCTGTGCTGCGTGCCAAGCAAATTGATACGGTTTCGAACCCATCATTTACCATATCAATTATGGCAAACAGCCCAACGGCGGTAAATGCCACTATTGATGAGGCTACATCATTATTCAGAAATGTACGTGACCTACGGGTATCAAATGATAATAATTTTAACATTAACCGCAGCGATTCCATCGAGAAACAATTATCGGGGCAAATACAAGGCATGACCATAGGCGGTATGGCTATAGCCTTTATAACTCTTATTGGCGCATCTATCGGCTTAATGAATATTATGCTGGTTTCGGTGACTGAACGCACACGCGAAATAGGCGTAAGAAAAGCTATTGGCGCCACCCCGGCCATTATACGCAAGCAATTTTTAATTGAGGCCATTGTAATATGCCTTATAGGAGGTATTTTGGGTGTCTTTTTTGGGATACTGATAGGCAACCTTATTGTGCTGTTAACCAAAGGCAGCTTTGTTATTCCCTGGTTGTGGATAGTGGTGGCACTGATAGTTTGTACTGTAATTGGCCTTTTATCGGGCTTCTATCCCGCTAAAAAAGCCTCAAAGCTCGATCCTGTTGAGGCATTGAGATACGAATAGCCAGATTCAAGAGTCAAGAAAGACTTTTAAAAAGGTCTTGATTCCTGACTCTTAACTCTTGATTCTCTCTATTTTAGCATTATATTTTTAAGCGGATAATTGAAAAGCAGTTTCTCAATATAGCTGGTGCGCAGTGCATCGGTGAACGCGGCAGCATGCCTTGGGTGGTGCATATCGCTCGATATAAAATCTATCAACTCATTGTCAATCAGCATTTCAGCAGCAGCTTTAATATCCTTGCCATAATAGCCTGTTAACGATATGGTATTCAATTGGAAGTTGCAGCCCCAGTCGTGCAGCATTTTGTACTGTTCAAGGTTCATGTATGAATACCTTTCGGGATGTGCCAAAATGGGTTTATAGCCAAGGTCTCTCATCTTTTGTATTACAGGAATGTAATTAGGCGGCAGGCTAATGAATGAGAACTCAAAAAGCACATAGTTATCGCCCATGGTCATTAAGCTGCCGTTATTTATACTGGCTTCAAACGACTCATCAAAATAATGTTCGGCAGCTGTTTCAATATCAATAACGATATTTTCTTTTTTCAGCTCGGCTTTAAGTGTTTCAAGTGCATCGCCGATGGTTTTAGGCGTGTTCTTATAGAAGTCGGCCATTATGTGCGGCGTAGCAATAATTTTGCTGATACCCAGCTCCATCATTTTTTTGATCAGTACGATCGATTCTTCAGGAGTTTGCGCGCCATCATCAATTCCAGGCAAAACATGTGAATGCATATCAACCATGATCGATTCATAATTGAACGTTATATGCTTCTTTAACTTCTTTTTCTTCTTAAATAAACCAAACATTATTATCCTTTAATCTGCTCTGTAACAAATATTAGCCTAAAGGGTTTTCGGCTAAATATTTCTCCCATTCCCAGGCTGATGCCATCATGTCGTCAATATTAAGTTCTGTTTTCCAGTGCAGCTTATTTGTCGATTTGGTTACATCCCCCCATACTTTCTCTACATCCCCCTCACGTCTTGGGCCTATTTCGTGTCTTAATTTAACACCTGTAACGCGTTCAAAAGTGTTAATAACCTGTAATACTGTACTGCCATCGCCTGTTCCGATATTGAAAACATCATAACCGGTAAATTCTGGTTTTTCCATTAATTTAAGCGCGGCAACATGAGCCTTAGCCAAATCAACCACGTGGATATAATCACGCACGCAACTACCATCAGGGGTATCGTAGTCATTGCCAAATACGGTTAATTTTTCGCGTTTGCCAATAGCTGTTTGGGTGATGAAAGGTACTAAATTTTGTGGCACTCCAATAGGTAACTCACCAATTAATGCTGAATCATGCGCACCTACCGGGTTAAAATACCTTAATGATACCACTTTGTAGTCGCTGCCGGCCGCAATCATATCTTTCAGCATTTCTTCAGCTATTTGCTTGGTATTGCCATATGGAGATTGTGCCGCTTTTACAGGTGCATCTTCGGTTACCGGCAACACATCAGGCTGCCCGTATACCGTACAGCTTGATGAAAACACAAAATTTATTGGTTTGCCGGCATAAGCATCCAGCAGGTTAAGCATAGAGTAAAAGTTGTTGCGGTAATATTTTAATGGTAAGTGCACTGATTCACCTACTGCTTTAAAAGCGGCAAAGTGGATAATGCCCTCAACATCGGGCTCAGTTTCAGCCAGCTTTTTTACCGCATGCTCATCGCAAAGATCAATTTTATGAAAAATGGGCTTAAAGCCGATGATCTTTGTAAGCTGATCTAATATTTTGGGAGAGGAATTTGATAAATTATCAATAATTACCGGTTCATATCCTGCGTTTACAAGTTCAACAACTGTGTGCGAACCAATAAAACCTAAACCACCGGTCACTAATATTTTAGCCATAGCTTATTTGTTATAATAGGTGAAATCTTTATGTAAAATTTCCTTTTCAGGAAGGGATTTGAAATATTCATAAGTGATCTTCAGGCCTTCGCTGCGGGATACTTTGGGTTCCCAACCCAGCAGGGCTTTAGCCTTGGTAATATCCGGGCGCCTTTGTTTAGGATCATCTGTAGGTAATGGCAAGCTGATCAGCTTTTGGTCGGTACCTGTTAGCTTAATGATCTCCTCGCCAAACTGCCTTATCGTAATCTCATCCGGGTTGCCGATATTTACGGGTTGTGCATAATCGCTGTGCAGCAATCTGTATATGCCTTCAACCAAGTCATCTACGTAGCAAAACGAGCGTGTTTGTGATCCGTCGCCAAAAATAGTCAATGGTTCACCTCTTAGTGCCTGGCCAATAAAAGCGGGCAATACGCGGCCATCATTCAGCCGCATGCGAGGGCCATAAGTGTTAAATATTCTTACTATCCTGGTTTCTAAACCATGGAAAGTATGGTAAGCCATTGTAATGGCTTCCTGAAAACGTTTAGCTTCGTCATATACGCCACGTGGCCCTACGGGGTTTACGTTACCCCAGTATTCTTCGGGCTGCGGATTCACATTTGGGTCACCGTATACCTCTGATGTAGAGGCGATCAGCATCCTTGCTTTTTTGGCACGTGCCAAACCAAGCAGGTTGTGTGTACCCAATGAACCTACCTTTAAGGTTTGGATCGGGATCTTTAGATAATCTATCGGGCTTGCGGGTGACGCAAAGTGCAGGATATAATCGAGCTCACCCGGTACGTATACAAATTTGGAAACATCGTGGTTATAAAATTCGAAGTTCTCCAGTTTAAATAGGTGTTCTATGTTCCGCAAGTCACCGGTGATCAGGTTATCCATGCCGATTACCTTGTAATCTTCCTTAATAAACCTGTCGCACAGATGCGAACCCAGGAAACCGGCAGCACCGGTTATCAATACTGTTTTTCTTGTTGCCATTATCCGATTACTTTTCTGCCTATACTGTTATAATAGAAACCATATTCTTTCATTCTTTCCAGATCATACAGGTTACGGCCGTCAAAAATAACAGGTGCTTTCAATTTTTCTTTCATAAAATCAAAATCAGGTGTGCGGAATACCGGCCATTCGGTTATTATCAACAACGCGTCGGCACCGTTAAGCGCATCATAGCGGTTTTCTGCGTAAGTGATCTTATCGCCTAACAGTTTCTTTACGTTTGGCATACCTTCGGGATCGAAAGCTACAACAGTAGCGCCATCTTTCAATAGCTCCTCAATAATATATAAAGCAGGTGCTTCGCGAATGTCGTCGGTATCTGGTTTAAAGGCCAGTCCCCATAACGCGAACTTTTTACCTTTTAATCCATCTTTATAATAGCCGCGCATTTTCTCAACCAAAACCTTTTTCTGGATCTGGTTTACATCCATCACCGCGTTCAGTATCTTAAAATCGTATTTGTTCTCGGCTGCTGATTTCTCCAGCGCCTGCACATCCTTAGGGAAACAGCTGCCGCCATAACCAATACCTGAGAACAGGAAGCGTTTACCGATACGATCGTCAGAACCAATACCTCTTCTTACCATGTCCACATCAGCGCCTACCAGTTCGCACAGGTTAGCTACCTCATTCATAAACGAGATTTTGGTAGCAAGGAAAGAGTTTGCCGCATATTTTGTAAGCTCCGAAGAGCGTTCATCCATAAAAATAATAGGGTTGCCCTGGCGCACATATGGGCCGTACAGTTCGCCCATTAACTTGCGGGCGCGTTCATCCATAGTACCTACTACTACGCGGTCGGGTTTCATAAAGTCGTCTACCGCTACACCTTCGCGTAAAAACTCGGGATTTGACACCACCGCGCATTCTACTGTAGTGTTGGCTTTTAATACCGCGGTTACTTTATCGGCTGTGCCCACCGGCACCGTTGACTTGGTAACGATAACCTTATAATCGGTTATCAACCCGGCAATATCTTTAGCAGCGCCCAAAACATAACTCAAATCTGCTGAGCCATCACCACCCGGAGGCGTTGGCAGCGCCAGGAAGATGATTTTTGCTTCTGCTATAGCCTCAGCCAGGTTAGTGGTGAACAGTAGCCGGCTTTCATTAATATTCCTGTTAAAAAGCACTTCTAAGCCCGGCTCGTATATTGGTAACTGGCCTGCCTGCATCATTTTTACTTTCTGTTCATTGATGTCAACACAGATCACCTGGTTGCCGGTCTCGGCTAAACATGTTCCTGTTACCAGGCCCACGTACCCGGTCCCCACTACAGCTATTTTCATAAGTGTTTATTGTAATTTATTGTTATTACTTTTATCCCGACGAAGATAATAATTCATAGTTAATGCTGCTAATATATAATATCGCTTTACGTTTATACTATTGTGCTGTTTTCACGGTTTCATTTTTTAACGGGAAAGCAAAGCTTTGGGTTTCCGGCAGAAGAAATATAAGCTATAAAAAGTATGAGCAAAGCATTTGGTTCCACTTTGCTTCGCTTGGCGAATTTGAGCAGGGCCGGCCGGTACTGGAGTATTACCGTGAAAAGTACCCGGATAAAAAGATAGTCATCACCTTTTTTTCACCATCGGGCTACGAGATCAGGAAGAATACACCGCTTGCCGATGCAGTATATTATCTGCCCCTTGATACTGCCGCCAATGCGCGGAACTTTATTGATGCCATACAGCCTGCTATAGCCATATTTACCAAATATGAGTACTGGTATCATTTCTTTAACGAGTTGAATAAGCGCGAGATACCGCTTTATATTAT
Protein-coding regions in this window:
- a CDS encoding DEAD/DEAH box helicase — encoded protein: MLRVDSTKPCQIIYAIAKHEYLSFVIEPHIVQLNPNGEFSLTHQRLFSNTAKEFAHCIDETDLKLVKILEEIEQGNLIKKFYKKPIRPFEFFTKIFNEQLFDAIRPKMEKRMAEALGMLGNKEIYLMSKEGYPAERKLHIAEEPASVLFHFRRDDVEIRYFPTIKYQGMRIEFIFKGAEIICNHPAWMLLEDTLYYFDKEIEGKKLLPFLNKRYIAIPRSSEKSYFEKFVVPLIEKHSVYAEGFVINTEKYEATPILKPIYIEGGTSQLQLNFKYSGYIFPYGDGRHVSVRMDLNGDVPVFHRIKRSLGWEKNKLYELEKLGLKTVSTLFQNLEVAVSDEDADHSFSVFEWLNFHHDALAELGFVIEQPEGQKRYVFGSTRIDLEVKENNDWFDIYAVVYFGPYRIPFIQLKNHILNHKKEFTLPSGEIAVIPEKWFSQYGNLLHFSEGGDDIKLRRHHIGLVSDLAESELADVTMTRKLQKLTDFEALEEIALPQNFKGNLRPYQKAGYNWFHFLKNYHFGGCLADDMGLGKTIQTLALLQKHKEDTEAGDSKSTSLIIMPTSLIYNWLNEAKKFTPKLRLMVHTGTMRYKSPEVFSNYDVIITTYGISRIDIDLLTSFFFDYVILDESQNIKNPSSKSYQCVRQLKSRFKLILSGTPVENSVNDLWTQMSFINPGLLGTQQYFQNEFVTPIEKKKDEDKARKLQALIKPFVLRRTKEQVATELPPKTETLFYCKMSEEQSSVYEKVKSEYRNELLKSLEDGTYAKTQIQVLQGLIKLRQIANHPSMIDSEYEGDSGKFENVVHTLANVLDGGHKVLIFSQFVKQLTIYREHFDKEKIPYAYLDGSTQNRGDIVKHFQEDEKTRVFLISIKAGGVGLNLTEADYVFILDPWWNPAVEQQAIDRTHRIGQTKNVFIYKFITKDSVEEKILALQQRKLSLSRALITTEESFIKSLTADDIKEILR
- a CDS encoding tyrosine-protein phosphatase; translation: MFGLFKKKKKLKKHITFNYESIMVDMHSHVLPGIDDGAQTPEESIVLIKKMMELGISKIIATPHIMADFYKNTPKTIGDALETLKAELKKENIVIDIETAAEHYFDESFEASINNGSLMTMGDNYVLFEFSFISLPPNYIPVIQKMRDLGYKPILAHPERYSYMNLEQYKMLHDWGCNFQLNTISLTGYYGKDIKAAAEMLIDNELIDFISSDMHHPRHAAAFTDALRTSYIEKLLFNYPLKNIMLK
- a CDS encoding UDP-glucuronic acid decarboxylase family protein; the encoded protein is MATRKTVLITGAAGFLGSHLCDRFIKEDYKVIGMDNLITGDLRNIEHLFKLENFEFYNHDVSKFVYVPGELDYILHFASPASPIDYLKIPIQTLKVGSLGTHNLLGLARAKKARMLIASTSEVYGDPNVNPQPEEYWGNVNPVGPRGVYDEAKRFQEAITMAYHTFHGLETRIVRIFNTYGPRMRLNDGRVLPAFIGQALRGEPLTIFGDGSQTRSFCYVDDLVEGIYRLLHSDYAQPVNIGNPDEITIRQFGEEIIKLTGTDQKLISLPLPTDDPKQRRPDITKAKALLGWEPKVSRSEGLKITYEYFKSLPEKEILHKDFTYYNK
- a CDS encoding ABC transporter permease, translating into MPVKTTYKENIAIALNSIKGNRLRTALTALIIAIGIMALVGILTAIEGIKQQTTEAFAGLGANSFTIENQGSDLGFGNGGHRKIFPPITYEQATRFKETFKLPALVSVNLDLSGTAVVKYGNKKSNPNISYTGTNENYLMTSGYKLASGRNFSSAELDQAQSVVIVGDEIKKRFFKTVDPVNQSIFIGNNRFRIIGVFATKGSSNIGPGDRNCIIPVLRAKQIDTVSNPSFTISIMANSPTAVNATIDEATSLFRNVRDLRVSNDNNFNINRSDSIEKQLSGQIQGMTIGGMAIAFITLIGASIGLMNIMLVSVTERTREIGVRKAIGATPAIIRKQFLIEAIVICLIGGILGVFFGILIGNLIVLLTKGSFVIPWLWIVVALIVCTVIGLLSGFYPAKKASKLDPVEALRYE
- the galE gene encoding UDP-glucose 4-epimerase GalE, yielding MAKILVTGGLGFIGSHTVVELVNAGYEPVIIDNLSNSSPKILDQLTKIIGFKPIFHKIDLCDEHAVKKLAETEPDVEGIIHFAAFKAVGESVHLPLKYYRNNFYSMLNLLDAYAGKPINFVFSSSCTVYGQPDVLPVTEDAPVKAAQSPYGNTKQIAEEMLKDMIAAGSDYKVVSLRYFNPVGAHDSALIGELPIGVPQNLVPFITQTAIGKREKLTVFGNDYDTPDGSCVRDYIHVVDLAKAHVAALKLMEKPEFTGYDVFNIGTGDGSTVLQVINTFERVTGVKLRHEIGPRREGDVEKVWGDVTKSTNKLHWKTELNIDDMMASAWEWEKYLAENPLG
- a CDS encoding UDP-glucose dehydrogenase family protein, coding for MKIAVVGTGYVGLVTGTCLAETGNQVICVDINEQKVKMMQAGQLPIYEPGLEVLFNRNINESRLLFTTNLAEAIAEAKIIFLALPTPPGGDGSADLSYVLGAAKDIAGLITDYKVIVTKSTVPVGTADKVTAVLKANTTVECAVVSNPEFLREGVAVDDFMKPDRVVVGTMDERARKLMGELYGPYVRQGNPIIFMDERSSELTKYAANSFLATKISFMNEVANLCELVGADVDMVRRGIGSDDRIGKRFLFSGIGYGGSCFPKDVQALEKSAAENKYDFKILNAVMDVNQIQKKVLVEKMRGYYKDGLKGKKFALWGLAFKPDTDDIREAPALYIIEELLKDGATVVAFDPEGMPNVKKLLGDKITYAENRYDALNGADALLIITEWPVFRTPDFDFMKEKLKAPVIFDGRNLYDLERMKEYGFYYNSIGRKVIG